The Novosphingobium sp. Gsoil 351 genome contains the following window.
AGCGCCTATTTCGTGTGGCTCAACCGCGGCAAGGAGTCGCTGGTCCTCGACATCAAGCAGGCCGCGGACGCGGCGCTGCTGGCCAGGCTGCTCGCGCGCGCCGACGTGTTTGTCCAGAACCTCGCGCCTGGCGCGGCGGCGCGATCGGGCTTCGGCGCCGCCGAGCTGCGCGCGCGGCACCCGCGGCTGATCACTTGCGATATTTCGGGCTACGGCTCGGCCGGTCCGGCGCGCGAGATGAAAGCCTACGACCTGCTGATTCAGTGTGAAAGCGGGCTCGCCTCGGTCACCGGCAGCGCGGATTCGCCGGGGCGGGTCGGAGTCTCCGCCGCCGATATCGCCTGCGGGATGAACGCTCATGCGGCGATTCTCGAAGCGTTGATCGCACGCGAACGCAGCGGCGAGGGCGCGGCGATCGAGGTCTCGCTGTTCGATTCGATCGCCGACTGGATGACGGTTCCGCTGCTCCATCACGACTATGCGGGCACGGCGCCCCGCCGGGTCGGACTCAAGCACCCCTCGATCGCGCCCTATGGCGCATTTGCGTGTAGGGACGGGCGCGAGATCGTGATCGCCGTGCAGAACGAGCGCGAATGGCGGCGGCTATGCGAAACGGTCCTCGGCGACGAATCGATCGCTGGTGATCCGCGGTTCGCCGGGAACGCCGCGCGCGTCGCCAATCGTCCCCAGGTGGATGCGATCGTCGCCGCGGCGTTGGCCGGATTCGGCCACGACGAGGCGGTCGCGCGGCTGCAAGTTGCGGACATCGCTTACGGCTCGGTCAACGGAGTCGGCGATCTGTCCCGCCACA
Protein-coding sequences here:
- a CDS encoding CaiB/BaiF CoA-transferase family protein, which codes for MPNTSNALDGVLVIALEQAVAAPLCTARLAEGGARVIKIERAEGDFARGYDHVVNGDSAYFVWLNRGKESLVLDIKQAADAALLARLLARADVFVQNLAPGAAARSGFGAAELRARHPRLITCDISGYGSAGPAREMKAYDLLIQCESGLASVTGSADSPGRVGVSAADIACGMNAHAAILEALIARERSGEGAAIEVSLFDSIADWMTVPLLHHDYAGTAPRRVGLKHPSIAPYGAFACRDGREIVIAVQNEREWRRLCETVLGDESIAGDPRFAGNAARVANRPQVDAIVAAALAGFGHDEAVARLQVADIAYGSVNGVGDLSRHSQLRRIEVKSPGGSVAMPAPPAIFDAIRRGVGAVPGLGEHSAALRSEFGGAIE